A part of Micromonospora chersina genomic DNA contains:
- a CDS encoding ATP-binding cassette domain-containing protein, protein MRTDTPSPAPHAADTHDMIRVQGARENNLKDVSIEIPKRRLTVFTGVSGSGKSSLVFGTIAAESQRLINETYSAFVQGFMPTLARPEVDVLDGLTTAIIVDQERMGGNPRSTVGTATDANAMLRILFSRLGQPHIGSAQAFSFNVASISGAGAVTIERGGQAVKERREFSITGGMCPRCEGTGSVTDFDLTQLYDDSKSLNEGALTIPGYSMDGWYGRIFSGCGFFDPDKPIREFTRKELHDLLYKEPVKIKVEGINLTYEGLIPKIQKSMLAKDVDSMQPHIRAFVERVVTFTTCPDCDGTRLNEAARSSKIAGISIADACAMQISDLADWVRGLDEPSVAPLLAKLQHTLDSFVKIGLGYLSLNRPSGTLSGGEAQRTKMIRHLGSSLTDVTYVFDEPTIGLHPHDIQRMNELLLQLRNKGNTVLVVEHKPETIAIADHVVDLGPGAGTAGGEVVFEGTVEGLRASGTRTGRHLDDRAHLKPSVRTPSGRLEVRGADTHNLQNVDVDIPLGVLTVVTGVAGSGKSSLIHGSVSGRDGVVTVDQAAIRGSRRSNPATYTGLLDPIRKAFAKANGVKPALFSANSEGACPACNGAGVIYTDLAMMAGVATTCEECEGKRFQASVLEYHLGGRDISEVLAMSVTEAEEFFGAGEARTPAAHKILDRLADVGLGYLTLGQPLTTLSGGERQRLKLATQMATSGGVYVLDEPTTGLHLADVEHLLALLDRLVDSGKSVIVIEHHQAVMAHADWIIDLGPGAGHDGGRIVFEGTPADLVAARSTLTGEHLAAYIGA, encoded by the coding sequence ATGAGGACGGACACCCCGTCGCCCGCGCCGCACGCCGCCGACACCCACGACATGATCCGCGTGCAGGGCGCCCGCGAGAACAACCTCAAGGACGTCAGCATCGAGATCCCGAAGCGCCGCCTGACGGTGTTCACCGGCGTCTCCGGCTCCGGCAAGAGCTCCCTGGTGTTCGGCACCATCGCCGCGGAGTCCCAGCGCCTGATCAACGAGACCTACAGCGCCTTCGTGCAGGGCTTCATGCCGACCCTGGCCCGCCCCGAGGTCGACGTGCTCGACGGGCTGACCACGGCGATCATCGTCGACCAGGAGCGGATGGGCGGCAACCCCCGCTCCACCGTCGGCACCGCCACCGACGCCAACGCGATGCTGCGCATCCTCTTCAGCCGCCTCGGCCAGCCGCACATCGGCTCGGCGCAGGCCTTCTCCTTCAACGTCGCCTCGATCAGCGGCGCCGGCGCGGTCACCATCGAACGCGGCGGGCAGGCCGTCAAGGAGCGGCGCGAGTTCAGCATCACCGGCGGCATGTGCCCGCGCTGCGAGGGGACGGGCTCGGTCACCGACTTCGACCTGACCCAGCTGTACGACGACAGCAAGTCGCTCAACGAGGGCGCGCTCACCATCCCCGGCTACAGCATGGACGGCTGGTACGGGCGCATCTTCAGCGGCTGCGGCTTCTTCGACCCCGACAAGCCGATCCGCGAGTTCACCAGGAAGGAACTGCACGACCTGCTCTACAAGGAGCCGGTCAAGATCAAGGTCGAGGGCATCAACCTCACGTACGAGGGCCTCATCCCCAAGATCCAGAAGTCGATGCTGGCCAAGGACGTCGACTCGATGCAGCCGCACATCCGCGCCTTCGTGGAACGGGTCGTCACCTTCACCACCTGCCCCGACTGCGACGGCACCCGGCTCAACGAGGCCGCCCGCTCGTCGAAGATCGCCGGGATCAGCATCGCCGACGCCTGCGCCATGCAGATCAGCGACCTCGCCGACTGGGTACGCGGCCTCGACGAGCCCTCGGTGGCGCCCCTGCTCGCGAAGCTGCAACACACCCTCGACTCGTTCGTGAAGATCGGACTGGGCTACCTCTCCCTCAACCGCCCCTCCGGCACCCTGTCCGGCGGCGAGGCGCAGCGCACCAAGATGATCCGCCACCTCGGCTCCTCACTCACCGACGTGACCTACGTCTTCGACGAGCCCACCATCGGCCTGCACCCCCACGACATCCAACGGATGAACGAACTGCTGCTCCAACTGCGCAACAAGGGCAACACCGTGCTCGTCGTGGAACACAAGCCCGAAACCATCGCCATCGCCGACCACGTCGTCGACCTCGGCCCCGGCGCCGGCACCGCCGGCGGCGAGGTCGTCTTCGAGGGCACCGTCGAGGGCCTGCGGGCCAGCGGCACCCGCACCGGCCGCCACCTCGACGACCGGGCCCACCTGAAGCCCTCGGTCCGCACCCCCTCCGGCCGGCTGGAGGTACGCGGCGCCGACACCCACAACCTCCAGAACGTCGACGTCGACATCCCCCTCGGCGTGCTGACCGTCGTCACCGGCGTGGCCGGCTCCGGCAAGAGCTCACTCATCCACGGCTCCGTGTCCGGACGCGACGGCGTGGTCACCGTCGACCAGGCCGCCATCCGCGGCTCCCGCCGCAGCAACCCCGCCACCTACACCGGGCTGCTCGACCCCATCCGCAAGGCATTCGCCAAGGCCAACGGCGTGAAACCCGCCCTGTTCAGCGCCAACTCCGAGGGCGCCTGCCCCGCCTGCAACGGCGCCGGCGTCATCTACACCGACCTCGCCATGATGGCCGGCGTCGCCACCACCTGCGAGGAGTGCGAAGGCAAGCGGTTCCAGGCCTCCGTCCTCGAATACCACCTCGGCGGCCGCGACATCAGCGAGGTGCTCGCCATGTCCGTCACCGAGGCCGAGGAGTTCTTCGGCGCCGGCGAGGCCCGCACCCCGGCCGCCCACAAGATCCTCGACCGGCTCGCCGACGTCGGGCTCGGCTACCTCACCCTCGGCCAGCCCCTCACCACCCTGTCCGGCGGCGAGCGGCAGCGGCTCAAGCTCGCCACCCAGATGGCCACCAGCGGCGGCGTCTACGTCCTCGACGAACCGACCACCGGCCTGCACCTCGCCGACGTCGAGCACCTCCTCGCCCTGCTCGACCGGCTCGTCGACTCCGGCAAGTCCGTCATCGTCATCGAGCACCACCAGGCGGTCATGGCACACGCCGACTGGATCATCGACCTCGGTCCCGGCGCCGGCCACGACGGCGGCCGGATCGTCTTCGAGGGGACCCCCGCCGATCTCGTCGCCGCCCGCTCCACCCTCACCGGCGAACACCTCGCCGCCTACATCGGCGCCTGA
- a CDS encoding TerC family protein — MDETTFAAPAWAWLAVGAVIAVMLAVDLFSHRDHHVVELREALLWSAVWITTGVAFGLVIWLWRGSGPAVAYFSGYLLEKALSVDNVFVFALLFTYFRVPAEYQHKVLFWGVLGALGFRLVFIFAGAQLLDRLTWAGLVLGAFLIWTGWRLAVRGEPDVDPDRNIAVRIFRRLVPTVPRYHDGRFTVRADGRRTGTVLLVALVAIEATDVIFAIDSVAAILAVTTNTFLVWTANAFAVLGLRSLYFCLAGLLRHFSYLRYGLAVLLAFAGVKLILAETPVGKLPVWLTLAVVVLTLAVAITWSAVAARRNVPAR; from the coding sequence ATGGACGAGACCACGTTCGCGGCACCGGCCTGGGCCTGGCTGGCGGTCGGCGCTGTCATCGCCGTCATGCTCGCGGTGGACCTGTTCTCCCACCGCGACCATCACGTCGTCGAGCTCCGCGAGGCGCTGCTCTGGAGCGCGGTGTGGATCACCACGGGGGTCGCCTTCGGCCTGGTGATCTGGCTGTGGCGCGGCAGCGGGCCCGCGGTGGCGTACTTCTCCGGTTACCTGCTGGAGAAGGCGCTGTCCGTCGACAACGTCTTCGTCTTCGCACTGCTGTTCACCTACTTCCGGGTACCCGCCGAGTACCAGCACAAGGTGCTCTTCTGGGGAGTGCTCGGGGCACTCGGCTTCCGGCTGGTCTTCATCTTCGCCGGCGCGCAACTACTGGACCGGCTGACCTGGGCCGGGCTCGTCCTCGGCGCGTTCCTGATCTGGACCGGCTGGCGCCTCGCGGTCCGCGGCGAGCCGGACGTCGACCCCGACCGCAACATCGCCGTCCGGATCTTCCGCCGGCTGGTGCCGACCGTGCCCCGCTACCACGACGGCCGCTTCACCGTCCGGGCCGACGGCCGCCGCACCGGCACGGTGCTGCTGGTCGCGCTGGTGGCGATCGAGGCCACCGACGTCATCTTCGCGATCGACTCGGTCGCGGCGATCCTGGCCGTCACCACCAACACGTTCCTGGTCTGGACGGCGAACGCCTTCGCCGTGCTCGGGCTGCGCAGCCTGTACTTCTGCCTGGCCGGCCTGCTGAGGCACTTCAGCTACCTGCGCTACGGCCTGGCCGTGCTGCTCGCGTTCGCCGGAGTGAAGTTGATCCTGGCCGAGACCCCCGTGGGCAAGCTGCCGGTCTGGCTCACCCTCGCCGTGGTGGTCCTGACCCTGGCCGTCGCCATCACCTGGAGCGCGGTGGCCGCGCGCCGGAACGTCCCGGCGCGGTGA
- a CDS encoding helix-turn-helix transcriptional regulator: protein MTSSTAAAQHLRDLARLRRVRDRIDREYTQPLDVEALARGVNMSAGHLSRQFRLAYGESPYSYLMTRRIERAMALLRRGDLSVTDVCFAVGCSSLGTFSTRFTELVGMPPSTYRAQAAGGAEPPACLAKQVTRPVRNREAKATGPQLA from the coding sequence GTGACCAGCAGCACCGCCGCCGCGCAGCACCTGCGCGACCTCGCCCGGCTGCGCCGCGTCCGGGACCGCATCGACCGCGAGTACACGCAGCCGCTGGACGTCGAGGCGCTCGCGCGCGGGGTGAACATGTCGGCCGGGCACCTCAGCCGCCAGTTCCGGCTCGCCTACGGCGAATCCCCGTACTCCTACCTCATGACCCGCCGCATCGAACGCGCCATGGCCCTGCTGCGCCGCGGCGACCTCAGCGTCACCGACGTCTGTTTCGCGGTGGGCTGCTCCTCGCTGGGCACCTTCAGCACCCGCTTCACCGAGCTGGTCGGGATGCCGCCCAGCACCTACCGGGCCCAGGCGGCCGGCGGCGCCGAGCCGCCCGCGTGCCTCGCCAAGCAGGTCACCAGGCCGGTCAGAAATCGAGAAGCGAAGGCCACGGGGCCGCAACTAGCGTGA
- a CDS encoding SRPBCC family protein — translation MAAQQSTIEIARPPHDVFAYATDPSRFAEWQADVVGVQVGDAEFTTTRRINGTERAMRQRITHNDPPHRWAAQGIDGPVRPHATITVEPLDGGTRSRVTFTLDFEGHGIGVALLPLVRRQSRRAAPVSYQKLRQLLERRH, via the coding sequence ATGGCAGCTCAGCAGTCCACCATCGAGATCGCCCGCCCCCCACACGACGTCTTCGCCTACGCCACCGACCCGTCCCGGTTCGCCGAGTGGCAGGCCGACGTCGTCGGCGTACAGGTCGGCGACGCCGAGTTCACCACCACCCGCCGCATCAACGGCACCGAACGCGCCATGCGCCAACGGATCACTCACAACGACCCACCGCACCGCTGGGCCGCCCAGGGAATCGACGGGCCGGTCCGCCCGCACGCCACCATCACCGTCGAACCCCTCGACGGCGGCACCCGTTCCCGCGTCACCTTCACCCTCGACTTCGAAGGTCACGGCATCGGCGTCGCCCTGCTGCCCCTGGTGCGCCGGCAGTCCCGACGCGCCGCGCCGGTCAGCTACCAGAAGCTGAGGCAGCTGCTCGAACGCCGCCACTGA
- a CDS encoding GNAT family N-acetyltransferase: protein MPLLTTPALRPGALARHPQPDLDAGDLRLRPWRPEDRPAVLTAYADPAIRRWHCRAMTDDEARDWIASWPVRWRRETGAGWAVTDGAGVLGQISLRALDLPEAQAEVSYWVLPAARGRHVAARALTALTAFGFDRLGLHRVWLRHSTANPASCRVAERAGLTAEGTQRGAARHTDGWHDMHLHARLRADT, encoded by the coding sequence ATGCCGCTGCTCACCACCCCGGCCCTGCGCCCCGGCGCCCTCGCCCGCCACCCCCAACCCGACCTCGACGCCGGCGACCTGCGCCTGCGCCCCTGGCGACCCGAGGACCGGCCCGCCGTCCTCACCGCGTACGCCGACCCCGCCATCCGGCGCTGGCACTGCCGCGCCATGACCGACGACGAGGCCCGCGACTGGATCGCCTCCTGGCCCGTCCGCTGGCGGCGGGAGACCGGCGCCGGCTGGGCGGTCACCGACGGCGCCGGGGTGCTCGGACAGATCAGCCTGCGCGCCCTCGACCTGCCCGAGGCCCAGGCCGAGGTGTCGTACTGGGTGCTGCCCGCCGCCCGCGGCCGGCACGTCGCCGCCCGCGCCCTGACCGCCCTCACCGCCTTCGGCTTCGACCGGCTCGGCCTGCACCGCGTCTGGCTGCGCCACTCCACCGCCAACCCGGCCTCCTGCCGGGTGGCCGAACGGGCCGGCCTCACCGCCGAGGGCACCCAGCGCGGCGCCGCCCGGCACACCGACGGCTGGCACGACATGCACCTGCACGCCCGCCTGCGCGCCGACACCTGA
- a CDS encoding carboxymuconolactone decarboxylase family protein has protein sequence MDARFDMFANETAVKFAKRFANAGLVIHQSSLPRSTQELVSLRASQINGCGWCIDMHTKEAAAAGESAVRLHLVAAWRESTVFSEAEQAALALAEEGTRLADAHEGVSDETWAAVRKHYDDDQIAALVALVALINAANRMAVIVHQRGGSYEPGMFAAALG, from the coding sequence ATGGATGCTCGGTTCGACATGTTCGCCAACGAGACCGCCGTCAAGTTCGCCAAGCGATTCGCCAACGCCGGCCTGGTCATCCACCAGTCGTCGCTGCCGAGGTCCACGCAGGAGCTGGTGTCGCTGCGCGCGAGCCAGATCAACGGGTGCGGCTGGTGCATCGACATGCACACGAAGGAGGCCGCGGCGGCCGGCGAGTCGGCGGTGCGGCTGCACCTGGTCGCGGCCTGGCGGGAGTCGACGGTCTTCAGCGAGGCCGAGCAGGCGGCGTTGGCGCTCGCCGAGGAGGGCACCCGGCTCGCCGACGCCCACGAGGGGGTGTCGGACGAGACCTGGGCGGCGGTCCGCAAGCACTACGACGACGACCAGATCGCGGCGCTGGTGGCCCTGGTGGCGCTGATCAACGCGGCGAACCGGATGGCCGTGATCGTGCACCAGCGGGGTGGTTCGTACGAGCCGGGGATGTTCGCGGCCGCGTTGGGCTGA
- a CDS encoding RNA polymerase sigma-70 factor yields the protein MDDTVENEQEPPMAGTAQTARDDRPDPATEAFLTHRNLLFTVAYEMLGSAADAEDVLQETWLRWVRVDLATVREQRAYLVRITTRQALARLRTLGRRKESYVGPWLPEPLLTAPDVAEDVELADSVSMAMLLVLETLTPTERAVFVLREVFDLPYEEIAEAVDKNEAAVRQIAHRARGHVAARRPRGVTSPAETRDALEAFRKATETGDLQSLLDILAPDVVFLGDGGGVRQAVPRPVVGADKVARLLAAGLGKIAELMSLRPAQVNGFPALIMEQGDEIEAVLAVRIDDGLVTGLYAVRNPHKLSHMEREITLSR from the coding sequence ATGGACGACACCGTCGAGAACGAACAGGAGCCACCCATGGCCGGCACGGCGCAGACCGCACGCGACGACCGCCCGGACCCCGCCACCGAGGCGTTCCTCACCCACCGCAACCTGCTGTTCACCGTCGCCTACGAGATGCTCGGCTCGGCCGCCGACGCCGAGGACGTCCTCCAGGAGACCTGGCTGCGCTGGGTACGCGTCGACCTTGCCACCGTGCGCGAACAGCGGGCCTACCTGGTCCGCATCACCACCCGCCAGGCCCTCGCCCGGCTGCGCACACTCGGCCGCCGCAAGGAGTCCTACGTCGGCCCCTGGCTGCCCGAGCCGCTGCTGACCGCACCCGACGTGGCCGAGGACGTCGAGCTGGCCGACAGCGTCTCGATGGCGATGCTGCTCGTGCTGGAGACCCTCACGCCGACCGAGCGGGCCGTGTTCGTCCTGCGCGAGGTGTTCGACCTGCCCTACGAGGAGATCGCCGAGGCCGTCGACAAGAACGAGGCCGCGGTCCGCCAGATCGCCCACCGCGCCCGCGGCCACGTCGCCGCACGCCGGCCCCGCGGGGTCACGTCCCCGGCCGAGACCCGCGACGCCCTCGAGGCGTTCCGCAAGGCGACCGAGACCGGCGACCTGCAGAGCCTGCTCGACATCCTCGCGCCGGACGTCGTGTTCCTGGGCGACGGCGGGGGAGTCCGGCAGGCCGTCCCGCGCCCGGTCGTCGGCGCCGACAAGGTGGCCCGGCTGCTGGCTGCCGGGCTGGGCAAGATCGCTGAGCTGATGTCGCTGCGGCCGGCCCAGGTCAACGGCTTCCCGGCGCTGATCATGGAGCAGGGCGACGAGATCGAAGCCGTCCTGGCGGTACGCATCGACGACGGCCTCGTCACCGGCCTCTACGCCGTGCGCAACCCGCACAAGCTGTCGCACATGGAGCGGGAGATCACCCTGAGTCGCTGA
- the pdxY gene encoding pyridoxal kinase PdxY, whose protein sequence is MKILSIQSSVAYGHVGNSAAVFPLQRLRHEVWPVLTVHFSNHTGYGAWRGPLLPPADVAEVIAGIEDRGVLGTADAVLSGYQGDPAMGAVILDAVDRVKAANPDALYCCDPVMGDVGRGMFVRPGIPEYLRDTVVPRADIVTPNQFELEFLAGRRTDTLDDLLAAVDVVRATGPRHVLVTSVLHGDVPAGSLEVVAVSDAGAWAVTTPLLPISPNGGGDVTAALYLAHLATSGSPETALERTTNSIFAILEATLAAGTRELQIVAAQDAIADPPTRFGARRLR, encoded by the coding sequence GTGAAGATCCTGTCCATCCAGTCCTCGGTCGCCTACGGCCACGTCGGCAACTCCGCCGCCGTGTTCCCGCTGCAACGGCTCCGGCACGAGGTCTGGCCGGTGCTGACCGTGCACTTCTCCAACCACACCGGCTACGGCGCCTGGCGCGGCCCGCTGCTGCCCCCGGCCGACGTCGCCGAGGTGATCGCCGGCATCGAGGACCGCGGCGTGCTCGGCACCGCCGACGCCGTGCTCTCCGGCTACCAGGGCGACCCGGCCATGGGCGCGGTCATCCTCGACGCGGTCGATCGGGTGAAGGCCGCCAACCCGGACGCGCTGTACTGCTGCGACCCGGTGATGGGCGACGTCGGCCGCGGCATGTTCGTCCGGCCCGGCATCCCCGAGTACCTGCGCGACACCGTCGTGCCGCGCGCCGACATCGTCACCCCGAACCAGTTCGAGCTGGAGTTCCTGGCCGGCCGCCGCACCGACACCCTGGACGACCTGCTCGCCGCCGTGGACGTCGTGCGCGCCACCGGGCCCCGGCACGTGCTGGTCACCAGCGTCCTGCACGGCGACGTGCCGGCCGGGTCGCTGGAGGTCGTCGCGGTCTCCGACGCCGGCGCCTGGGCGGTCACCACCCCGCTGCTGCCGATCAGCCCGAACGGCGGCGGCGACGTCACCGCCGCGCTCTACCTGGCCCACCTCGCCACGTCCGGGTCGCCCGAGACGGCGCTGGAGCGCACCACCAACTCCATCTTCGCCATTCTGGAGGCGACCCTCGCGGCGGGCACCCGGGAGCTGCAGATCGTCGCCGCCCAGGACGCCATCGCCGATCCGCCCACCCGCTTCGGCGCCCGCCGGCTGCGCTGA
- a CDS encoding tyrosine-type recombinase/integrase produces the protein MHDKPDEPVGRLIEEFLTARATRKPSPHTLAAYRRDLATVASLVAADGGTTPLPLDQLPVSALSPRVMRAAFARFATPRAAASVHRAWSTWNSFFTFLVAEGVVPGNPMPAVGRPRTPLPQPKPLRGEDTPEELLAAVAREDGRQRDPWPERDLAVLALALCAGLRLSELLALRVASVAGRPGERRVDVAGKGGRPRTVPIEAGVDRVLADYLDSRRRRFGSRSVRPDSPLLVDRRGEPLRRGGLQYLVESCYRRAGIGDRVPRGARLHALRHTFATRLAEDGASAAEIMRLLGHASLASSQTYIEVTAGQQRAAVHANRTNRAVAALVDGPAGGGG, from the coding sequence ATGCATGACAAACCGGACGAACCGGTAGGGCGGTTGATCGAGGAGTTCCTGACCGCCCGGGCCACCCGCAAGCCCTCCCCCCACACCCTGGCCGCCTACCGGCGGGACCTCGCCACGGTGGCGAGCCTGGTGGCGGCGGACGGCGGCACCACTCCCCTCCCCCTCGACCAGCTTCCGGTCTCCGCCCTGTCCCCCCGGGTCATGCGCGCGGCGTTCGCCCGCTTCGCCACGCCCCGAGCCGCCGCGTCGGTCCACCGTGCCTGGTCGACGTGGAACAGCTTCTTCACGTTCCTGGTCGCCGAGGGGGTCGTACCCGGGAATCCGATGCCGGCGGTGGGGCGGCCCCGCACCCCGCTCCCCCAGCCCAAGCCGTTGCGGGGCGAGGACACCCCGGAGGAACTGCTGGCCGCGGTGGCCCGGGAGGACGGCCGGCAGCGCGACCCGTGGCCGGAGCGGGACCTGGCCGTGCTGGCGCTGGCGTTGTGCGCGGGGCTGCGGCTGTCGGAGCTGCTGGCGCTGCGGGTGGCGTCGGTGGCGGGCCGGCCCGGCGAGCGCCGGGTCGACGTGGCGGGCAAGGGTGGGCGGCCGCGGACGGTGCCGATCGAGGCGGGTGTGGACCGGGTGCTGGCGGACTACCTGGACAGTCGGCGGCGGCGGTTCGGATCGCGCAGTGTCCGGCCGGACTCGCCGCTGCTGGTGGACCGGCGGGGTGAGCCGCTGCGGCGGGGTGGCCTGCAGTATCTGGTGGAGTCCTGTTACCGGCGGGCGGGGATCGGTGACCGGGTGCCGCGGGGGGCGCGGCTGCACGCGTTGCGGCACACGTTCGCGACCCGGTTGGCCGAGGACGGGGCGAGCGCGGCGGAGATCATGCGGTTGCTGGGGCACGCGTCGTTGGCGTCGTCGCAGACGTACATCGAGGTGACGGCGGGTCAGCAGCGCGCGGCGGTGCATGCCAACCGGACCAACCGGGCGGTCGCGGCGCTGGTGGACGGGCCCGCGGGGGGCGGTGGTTGA
- a CDS encoding YybH family protein, producing MPGQRDADEATIRQQINKIIEGLRDKDLDSLRQRYTTNVVSFDIEPPLQHVGVDAKLRNWANVFAVFETVDYEVRDLTLTVGEDVAFGHAFGRLSGTMRDGRATTGMWVRVTYGFEKTGDTWLIAHDQVSVPLDVRSGKGVVDLQP from the coding sequence ATGCCCGGTCAGCGTGACGCGGACGAAGCCACGATCCGCCAGCAGATCAACAAGATCATCGAAGGGCTCCGGGACAAGGATCTCGACAGCCTCAGACAGCGCTACACCACCAACGTCGTGTCCTTCGACATCGAGCCGCCGCTGCAGCACGTCGGCGTGGACGCGAAGCTGAGGAACTGGGCGAACGTGTTCGCGGTCTTCGAGACGGTGGACTACGAGGTCCGCGACCTGACCCTCACCGTGGGCGAGGACGTGGCGTTCGGACACGCGTTCGGCCGGCTCAGCGGCACGATGAGGGACGGGAGGGCCACCACCGGCATGTGGGTGCGGGTCACCTACGGCTTCGAGAAGACCGGCGACACGTGGCTCATCGCGCACGACCAGGTCTCGGTGCCGCTCGACGTCCGCAGCGGCAAGGGAGTTGTCGACCTCCAGCCCTGA
- a CDS encoding aminoglycoside phosphotransferase family protein, protein MVDIEEELVRRLVAEQFPRWAHLPVAAVARQGWDNRTFRLGEHLVVRLPSAEGYVPGVAKEDRYLPVLARHLPLPVPEPVATGAPGAGYPYPWSVRRWLPGDTLAAAAEVDRPAVARDLGAFLTALRSAPTTGGPAAGRHSCFRGCHPSAYGDEVEQALQVLGGRVDTAACREVWARALTSAWPVAPVWFHGDVAAGNLLVAQGRLSAVIDFGTCGVGDPACDLVAAWTWFAGAERRVFRESAGLPDDTWRRARGWALWKALITLATDDGDEEQWRALAAVLVDPVVD, encoded by the coding sequence GTGGTGGACATCGAAGAGGAACTCGTACGCCGGCTGGTCGCCGAACAGTTCCCGCGGTGGGCGCACCTGCCGGTCGCCGCCGTGGCCCGGCAGGGGTGGGACAACCGGACCTTCCGCCTCGGCGAGCACCTCGTCGTGCGGCTGCCCAGCGCCGAGGGCTACGTGCCCGGCGTCGCGAAGGAGGACCGCTACCTGCCCGTGCTGGCCCGCCACCTGCCGCTGCCCGTACCCGAACCAGTGGCCACCGGAGCGCCCGGCGCCGGTTACCCGTACCCCTGGTCGGTGCGGCGCTGGCTGCCCGGCGACACCCTCGCGGCCGCCGCGGAGGTCGACCGGCCGGCCGTGGCGCGCGACCTCGGCGCGTTCCTTACCGCGCTGCGGTCCGCGCCCACCACCGGAGGTCCGGCGGCCGGGCGGCATTCCTGCTTCCGGGGCTGCCACCCGAGCGCCTACGGCGACGAGGTCGAACAGGCCCTCCAGGTGCTGGGCGGCCGGGTGGACACGGCCGCCTGCCGGGAGGTGTGGGCGCGGGCGCTGACCTCGGCCTGGCCGGTGGCGCCGGTCTGGTTCCACGGCGACGTGGCCGCCGGCAACCTGCTCGTGGCGCAGGGGCGGCTGTCGGCGGTCATCGACTTCGGCACCTGCGGCGTCGGGGATCCCGCCTGCGACCTGGTGGCGGCGTGGACCTGGTTCGCCGGTGCGGAGCGCCGGGTGTTCCGGGAGTCGGCCGGCCTGCCCGACGACACCTGGCGGCGTGCCCGGGGCTGGGCGCTGTGGAAGGCCCTCATCACCCTCGCGACCGACGACGGGGACGAGGAGCAGTGGCGGGCCCTCGCCGCGGTCCTCGTCGACCCCGTCGTGGACTGA